The genomic region aaacttttcatagaacttgcttgaattatatattttgtggaacatgatttatgagctaagaacacaagcttgtgagatttgagcctaacggtgtggttacatcttataaccacttatttttccttcttgtgtgcattattctctttctatgattgtaatctttgatttgtttgaatctatatgtccattattttgtgtattcatgcatttatgtgattgaggccatcattttattagctcacttacccaaatggccttaccttttatcttcctttgttagccaaatttgagcctacgcttaacccatttattccttaatttagcacattacaagccttaaagcgaaaaacaataaatgtccttatttttggtgcatatatgcttcttgggaattgatttatttcgACCAAGCAATtgtattcatttagatagttgcatttaggtaGGTTGCACTTAGTTAGTTTCCATTAAATAAATGCCATGCCctttacttcattcttggtttaagcatgaggacatgcttggtttaagtgtggggaggttgacaaaccccatttgtagggtttatcttctattgatttttggggattttatcaccttttacccacatgtattcaatgaaatagcatggttttgtgattgtctccttatttgtacctagatgtgaaaacatgcttttagacccttaatttgatggtttttcattcacctttgattccataagatgccttgatatacttgttagtgatttcagattgaaaaggctaggaatggatcaaaggagtgaagaagaaagcatacaaagtggagaaatcatgaaaagtcaaagaagttgaacttgcccatggacgcgcgcgcacacctggcgcttgcgcgcacctgcgaatcaccccatggacgcgtacgcgtgctgtgcgcgtacgcgtcggtgctggtttatgattttttaatgaaaaacgTGACCAACGAATTCTCAAGGGTTATGGGGCCCAAtcccaaccaactttggcgccaaagatgctatttaaagccaaggattgaagagcaagGGGAATTCCAATCATACacactcattaggattagtttagagttagtttctagagagagaagctctctcttctctctaggattaggattaggattaggtttagtttttagatctagattttaattcatcttcttctacttctatcttctcaattccttgttgttacattcattcttcttccacccttttgttgtaatttcctttatgttgttcttacattttgttgtagatctacttttgttccttcctttctctttcaattcaattcaaggtaaatcataataattgtgttcatttgatttgttgttgtttaattccttgcaaattgagtagtgtagatttacttttcttgcacttttactatgctttccttttatgccttccaagtgtttgatgaaatgcttggttggattttagagtagagttttatgttcttggcttggaaaggtaacttaggaactcttgagttactaatgtccaagtaattgatgattgggatccattaactctagttctcactacttgaattagtggagagttaggacttatggagtAGGATTGATATAGcttatttgactttcctttactactagttagaggatgatttaatgagattaatccttgccaattctcatattgtggttagtgattaggatagagatccttggccaccaacccttgccaagacctttttagctattagtttactttcttgccatttatctttcatgctccatatcaaaaccccaaaatacaatccataaccaataacaagacacttcattgtaattcctagggagaacgacccgaggtttaaatacttcggtttataaattttaggggtttgtactagtgacaaacaaatttttgcatgaaaggattattgttggtttagagactatacttcaacgatatttcatttgtgaaattctaaaccgtcaaaaattcattcatcaCTGAGCGGATTAAGAAACTTGAGAAAGAAATCAGGAAGGTGGATGATATGGTTAGTAGTGGACGGTATGATGGTACAACAGAGGCTAGGAGAAAGACATTAGTGAGGTGTTACGAAAAGTGGTATCTAAGACAGGAGATGCATTGGAAGCAAATGTCAAGATCTCGGCATGCCAATGAGATGGATCGGAACTCAAGGTACTTCCATAATATAGCTTCAGTGAGAAGAAGGAATAACAGGATTGAGTCATTGGGGCTTAATGGGAGGCTAGTGAGGAATCAAGCAAGAATCAAGATTGCGGTTCGGGACTTTTACAAATGCCTATACCACCAAGAATTGTCCCCAAGGGTGACCTTTAGGGATGGATTAGTTAATCGTTTAGAGAGGAAGGAAGTAGAAATCTTAGAGGCGTTATCGTCAGTAGAGGAAGTGAAGGAGGCAGTTTGGGATTGTGAATCTTCTAAGGCTCCAGGGAGTGATGGAtacaacatgtattttataaaaAAGTATTGGAATGAGATTGGAACGGAATTCACTGCAGCTGTGATTGATTTCTTTGTGACAGCAAAATTACCAGCAGACGCTAATGTCACATGGGTAGTGCTGGCTCCGAAATTCGTTGGGGCTAAGGAGATAAAAGATCTCAGACCTATCAGTATGGTTGGGTGTGTCTATAAGGTAATCTCTAAATTGTTGACACGTAGGATGAGGAGTGTTATGCCAGGCTTAGTTGGAGAATCATAGAGTGCCTTTGTGAAGGGGAGAAAGATACATGATGGAGCGTTAATTGCATGTGAAACTGTGCAATGGTTAAAACTGAAGAAGAAGGCATCAGCAATTATTAAACTCGACTTTCAAAAAGCCTATGACAGAGTCAAATGGTGCTTTGTTGATACTGTGCTGGAGAAGATGGGCTTTGGAAGAACATGGAGGGCGTGGATTAGGGAGTGTGTTACATCGGCTTCTATCTCTATTCTGGTGAATGGGTCACCATCGAAACCATTCAAGATGGAGAGGGAACTGCGTCAAGGTGACCCTTTATTGCCGTTTTTGTTTGTTCTAGTGGTGGATGTGCTTAACAGGATGATCGGGGAGGCAGTTAGAAATGGTCGGATATCTCCACTCTTAGTCGGTAGGGACAATATATAGTTATCACACTTACAATTTGTTGATGACACTATATTGTTCTGTCCACCGGAGGAGGAGACACTGAGAAACTATAAAAGGCTTCTAAGGTGTTTTGAAATGATGTCTGGATTGAGCATTAACTTTGAAAAGTCTAACTTGGTAACAGTGAACTGCATCTCAGTGTGGGTCAATCAGATGTGCCAGCTACTAGGTTGTCAAGAGGCAGCTCTACCGGTGAGGTACCTGGGCATTAGCCTAGGAGCAAATCCGCGGTTGGTAAAAACTTGGAAGCCGGTTCtagataaggtggaagagaaACTCAGCTTGTGGAAAGCAAAGATCCTTAGTAAGGCTGGTAAGATGGTACTTATTAAGTCGGTAATTAACAGCCTACCTATTTATTACTTGAGTTTGTACAAGATGCCTAATGCGGTTGCACGAAGAATTATATCCTTGCAGAGGAGGTTCTTTTTGGGGAAGGATGATGGTCGACCTGGTATGGCCCTTGTGAAGTGGGAACTGATCCAGGCACCAAAGAAGTTAGGAGGATTGGGGGTGGGTGATGCGGTGGTTCAAAATATGGCTTTACtatttaaatggtggtggcggtTCTCTAAGGAGGACTGCCCCCTATGGAAGAAGATTGTATGCTCCTGCAATAGCTTGAACCCAAATCACATGTTGTCAACTCAGACATTGCCGAAGAAAGGGGGACCATGGAGAGACATATGTCAAGTGCAAATAAGGGAGCAACATGTCAGGCAGAAGATGATTGAAGGCCTTGCTATGGAAGTAGGAGATGGAAGATCCACCAGATTTTAGGAGGATACATGGCTGCAAGTGGGGAAGCTGAAGGACTTCTTTCCGAGACTCTTCTTGATTTCAAACAAAAAAGGATCAGTAATTGGAGAgtgtgggttctgggatgggatagagtgggtCTGGCACTTCCAATGGAGAAGAGAACTACGACAATGGGAGATAGACACATTGAACCAACTATTTCATGTTTTGCAATTTGTTAGACTAATAGCAGATGTGCAAGATAGAGTGGTCTGGAAATTTGATAAGGAATGCATTTATTCTACTAACTCATTCGTTCAGGTATTGCAGGAAGAGACTTTGGATGAGGAGCTTCTGAGATAGGTTCACAAACGAGATCTGAAAAGGTCTAGTTCCACCTCGAGTGGAGTTATTTGCTTGGTTTGTATTGGTAGGCCGGATCAATACAAAGGACCGACTAAGTAGGTTGGGGATACTACAACAGAATGATACTTTGTGCGTGCTGTGTAagaaagatattaaaaatatacaacattTATTTATTACTTGTGAGTactcttggcaggtgtggtgtgcttggatCTCGGCGTTTGGACAGATGTGGGTTGTCCCGAGTATCTTGAAGGACCATTTTGAGAGTTGGAGATCAGTGCAGATGAGAAAAGAGAGGCGCAACTATCGGCTACTTGGATACTTTTCAGTTATATGGAATATTTGGTTACGCCGAAATGATGCCATTTTTTACAGCAAGATAACAGAAATTAACGACTGTGTGCAACAATCATTTTCATGTGCTACGGAGTGGTGTTGTAAATAACTCATGTTGTTGATGGTTATGTCGGAGATGACAtaaaaattgttatatttttattattattgtcttAGTCTTACTTTACTCCACTTGCTTGTTGAgctcttattttcaaaaaaaaaactgtAAATACCAATATATCATGGCTCTGAAAAATGAAAACGGATCAATTGGTCGGCCAAAAAAAAGTTCTCAGTCCCATTTGGTCAATCGAAGAAATAGCCCAAACTAAAAACTACTTTTGGACCAAAAAATTCGAACAGTAACCAGTAAACCAAAATCCTATCCTGACACAAAAATAAAAGAAGCAAAAATTAGAAATTAGAAGTAGAAATTTGCTTCTTTTTCTGGGCTTAGAGTGAGAAGTAGAAATAGATATATGTGGGTCCTCCTCTTATCTTCCAGAACTAGAGGAGATGAAGATAAAAACACAAGCTGAGTGCTATGCTTGTGTTTATGTGTGGCCCGTCACTAAAAGGAGTAGGCTATTTTAGATTGTGTTTTGTAAGTGAGTAACGGGCCAAATCTCCAATCCTAGCCAATTACTTTATAAAAATTCCATACTCTATTTATTAGTGAATGCAATGGTGATGAAGGTATTCATGTTCTTCACGTGATGAAAAGGACGTGGCATCCTCTGCTTTGTTCTGTGTGTTAGTGTGGTTGTTATGGGCAGAGACAAGATATCTGCTATGTCACAGGAATCACTGTTAGCTGTTCTCTAATTGAAATATCTAATTATGGCTAATgcgattttaataattataattaatgaaGTGGGCCTTTTTTAGCAATTTTGAACAATTGAATATTCTTTTGGGTTATTTTTAGTAGTAATGTGGACTGAATCCTATTTGGCCACCGCTAAGATAAAGATTCTAAAAATAACTTTTGTTAAAAGATGTTTACGTGGTAAAATTTAAACCATACATTCTAAACCACATTTTTTACTACAAAACATTTAAAACTATAGCATTTTAtaagaaaagcgtcacctaatgaaaaaaacaaataaattaaaagatttaagagaagaaataattaaattatcaaaattaatagatcaaaaactaatgattttaactaatgttaattgtACTGACactgaatttttaaaatcaatacaaaataatttttctcaaaatctttattttactataagttttattgaaagacttcaaaaacctgaaaaaacttatatTTCACACGGAGtttctaaaaaatgttaccatagaaATGATTTTTCACATCTTTATCagacttttaacccacaattaaattctatagtagatatgcttgaagaaatattagtatccataaaatttcaaagaaataaggaaaaagaggaaTCCAATATAAACGAAATTGAAcagatattaaataaatattttcagaAAGATAatcccaaaaaagaaaaattttaaaatatagccAACATAACAGAactaaaagtaaaaccaccattaaaattatgaatattgaagaaaaattagaagaagttacaatgctttttaaacaattaaaaatggctcaagaaaataatattatggaacaagaatttcaaatagaagaagaactagtaaattctgaaaatatagaaaatgaaaaacacatcctagattattcaagtgatgaagaaccagcaattccaatacaagtaaaaaatgaagctggaacatctaaggataatcaatctcaatttaaatgggaaacaggttttgaaaattatgcttttaaaaagggatttatgaataaaaattcaaagtatacaaaaataccatcaaaatacgttcctaaaatccaggaacaggaaggagaaagaatgctcgatttagacggtaaaaagaatgaaaaagaaattttcgagaactggttgaattccttcttattagaagcctttactaatccaaaacttagtgaattgtctGAAAGAGATATCTGGAATTAtatagggtttcatactaaaggaactataagagattatatgacatcaatagaaaaccatTAGAAGAATCAGATGATAAtttagactatatttttgaatatgtctcagaaacagactcagagactgagCAATAATActacatttattactataaaaataacagaaaagtttataaatgcttttatagatactggagcaacacaatgctttgccagtacaaatataaaacttgattggaaaaaattaaagaaaccgttaagagttagaatagctgacaaatcaatacataaaattgaccaaaaaaCAGAAATGGTtgaaatatttattcaaaattataggttcattgttccatctatatatatgttagattctggaatagattttatcataggaaataatttcttaaagctatatcatccattcattcaagaattaacatatatagttttaaaagctccacacaattcttcaataaatcaaaaatcaaaacgtataaaaataccaactactactatagataagattttaaaatttaaaatattttctatattagaaacatgttatttaaatttatatttcagataaatatcccaaaaaataatcttgaaataaaaatagaagaactTTTGGGTGAAATTTGCGCTGATaatcctttagatattaaaaatacaaataaagaattagtaagtattaaattaaaagatcctacaaacacaactagaaaatggataaatacagacagatttacaaacagatttagtctttattacagacgaatttttggttaccgacaaaattaccgacggattttgtccctctgtaaaagccccgtcggaaattatttaccgacgaattttttttccgtcgaaaaattaccgacggatttttactagttaccgacagatttttcctctgtaaattctccCTCCATTTCCTGAAGGCGACAAACTTATAGACGGATTTTtcatctgtaattacagacgaattttcagacgaattttccgtctgtaattacaggtagattttcagacggattttccgtctgtaattataggcgaattttcagacggatttttcgtctgtaattacagatggatttttcgacagattttccgtctgtaatttaaactttggaaaatcatgattacagacaaaaaatctgtctgtaaggtaaaatagaattttttttactttttctaattacaaaataaacttgttttcatacaaaataaatataaatttaatacaaatttttatctaatttatattcgaatatttataatatttcacaaaataaacaaattcatcgtattaaaaataaacaatatttacaataaattaTTCAATATGAATTTAAGATACAGCTGAAGTGATTTCATTTGTTCTAGGGTCAGCACTTTCTAAAGAAACGCCACAAGGATCTTCTTTAACCAGAAGGGCAAGAACATTGAGTGAGCTCCATGTTTTTGTCACATTGCTGCTTGAATCTCCCAAAGTAACAGCAAAGACAGCATCAAATCCTCCTGCTCCTGGAACTCCAGCCAACAACACTCCTTCCAAGTTTAGTGTAGCATCTAAAAGTTTTGTTTGTGATTCTGGTTCAATTTGTATGAATTACAAGGAAAGAGTAGTGATATTCTACCAGCAGATATAATTTATAATCAACATCATTCAAACAGAAGAAGCCTAATAATAAGTGCCAAATCAATTAAGGGAACTTACAGGAACACCTGCAGCCTCACCCATTAGGCGCATATGATATCTAATCCCAAGCATAGCTTCTTTTGCACCTATCAATGCTTTAATAACTGCTTCCTTTTTGGGTTCAGAAGCTTGCTCTATCCACTGCGAGAATTGCATTTTCAACATCAACACAAGAAGAAAAGCAAGAACATGAGAGCCTGAAGTGTAGTCTCAAGAACATGATATCACATATGTGCATTAGAAATTCAGTCACACCACTTGAAACTGAAAACCAGGCAAACAGTAAAGTTGGATATATAATCTCTTTCAAACCCATCAAAAGTCAACTTAATTGTATAAGTCTAATAGTAAAGATGTCCTATCTtattaaaataactaataaacAGGAATGTAGAAATTTAATCTAATGCAAGACATACCATAAGGCCAAAATGTTCTAGTTATTTAACAGTGAGCATTATCAATCAATTTACTCTACATACCATAAGGCCAAAATGTTCTAGTCCTTAGGCTACAGATTATCACTTCCTTTTTAATCAATGCGGATGAGTTAAACCAGTTACACATATCATGATAAATTAACCTTATGCTAGTTATTATGTACTTCAACAACCACTACATATTCTCAAAGGTAACTGAGATAAATGGAACAACCATAAATAATCTTGGAGAAGCATCATAGTCATTATTTTTATATGCTCCTTTAATAAATAATCTTGTATTTTTTCTAGAAATGGAAGAATATAAAACACTCATATAAATCAAATGTGTAATGCAGGATCCAAATTTAATACCTCATGAAAAAATTTAGCTTATTTTTACTTTCTTATTGTTTTTGGAAAAGGAAGTAATAATTGAAAATGGATGTTATGAACTGTTTGATGAAATAAGCAATGGAAATAGAATCAGGCATCAAGAGCTTGGTGAGCCGAATCCATAACATGGTTCTGCATATAACCTCTTGCATGTCTGTTTATTCAATTCCTTCAATTCCTTTGCAGTAGTGTCACAACAAACACAACTGAGAAGAGGTTTATTATTATTGGCTAGCAGTGTATCACTACTTCTCCCAAAAAGTTTAACAAATAAAAGAAGacaatataaattattatatctCAATTGTACTCAAACTAAACTTTTTTCCATATACCACAATCTAAAGTAATGCAAGTTATTTCTTGATTCCTTCTCAGGCGGCTGGCGGCTGCAACTACTTAGTTGCATTGTAATAtgctattattttctttttctaattgcTCTGGGACCATTTGTTTCACTTCTATTTTTGAAATCATCATTTATAGCAATGATGTGCAAAACAGATTTGATTAAGTATAAACCTCCATTGTTGAATCAATCCATTTGAATCCGATGCTAAAATCAATAGCAGGAATAACCAGCCGTGCTCTGCAGTTATTCAAATCTCCATAGTAAAAGCAATTGCTTGAACAGAACTTTAAGATAAATCAAGAAAACAGCTCAAATTAGCAGATTATTGAAAAAATCGAACTAAATTTTTGGTACTCCAGTTTGCAAATAGTAATAATGATATTACATAAGAGACAGAGAGTCCCAGGAAAACGAAAAGGCTGTGTGTAGCTATGTACCTTTGACAAAAATTTTGGAAGAAATTGCTCGGAGGAAAAGAAGCTGAGAAAGAGAGCGGTGCTGTTGACACCATATTTGCCGCAGACCCTCCATGCTTCAGCTTCATCATTGGGCAAGAATATTCGTCATGGTTATGAAACAAGCCACATATCTTACAAGATTTTCCaacaccaaaaaataaaataaaaaacagcaaatGACAAGCAAAAATATGCTGCTACACTTTTCCCCATAAAGGGCTAAAGTGAACTTAAAGCATGTATATACAGTTGATACATCGAAGTGAATCTGAAGATTGTACCAATCCATAAAATTTTAATTGCAAAACCATCATCAGAAGCATATATATAAGAGGCCTAAAACATGAAACTTGAAGCAACTAATAAAACTTAATCATGAGTTGCATTTCTAAACTAAatgaaaaagaatgaaaatattCTTCACACAGTTCACGAGCTCTATGTAACAGGTAGATTGAGCATAATTATACCCCTGATCTTCTAAACTTCCAAACTTCACTTGAGTTCCTCCAATAACAAAACCTTTCTAAATATGCCGAAAACTTATACTTTCTGCTCACCTCAGGACAACTGCAGTtgtatatctaaattaaaaagagaGGTTAGTGGCAGACATATATATCAGCAAAAGGAAAACTAATCTGAAACTAATACAAGTCAAACAACCAAATAAACAGAAACACCGTCATTAAGAAGTAACCATAAGCTTTCAAGTTATAGAACAAACACACAAATTGAACAGTACAAAGTACCCTTTTCATGTAAGGAGAATCTGCACATCACTGAATATGAAGATAAGTAATTTATAGAAAAACTAAAGGGATAAAACAAAACACATTCTTGTAATGTAATGTATCGTAGAATAAATGGATAAAAATGAAGGTAAAAGACATCACAGTCATTGTATCAAACATGTGGTGATCATTACCCCAAGTGGTGCCAATACAGAAGGCCTTCTCCTTTTGCACTTCCAAATACTCCtgccaaataaataaataaacagggAGTTTAAAAACGAATTAGAATTAGTATTCATAATTTCATCTGAATCAGAAGTGAAAGCGTGAAGCAGCTGAGGTGTTCACCTTGTCGAGATCCTCACGAGAACGAGAGGTTCTCGTAGTTCTTGTACTGCTTCAATCGAGTTTCGCGGTACTTCTGTAGCTGTGGTTAAGCTTCACCCATGAAATCCGTTGTATATCCTTTCCATGGAGATTTAGCACAGCCACATGCAGGAGGAGACAGAGACCGGCGACGCAGGAGGAAAAACAGAGCGTTACGGGTTTCAGCCATAGAGGAAGGAGCGACGTTTGAAGGCTTACGAGAGAGTGAGCACGACGGAGGCTTTGAGACGGAGGGAGCGGCGAAGCAGGGGTTGGAAGTGCGACGAAGTTCTGGAATTAGGGTTGGAGGCGCGACGAAGCTCTGGGGTTAGGGTTGGATGCGGCGGCGGAGGGAGCCCGTGCGACGCAAGGTATGACGGAGAGAGATCTGTGACGTCAGCGGCGGCGACAGCGGCGGACGAAGCTGGTGTGATGGAGAGAAGAAGCAACTCGGTGACGGAGAGAGGAACAAGCTCATTTGATATGGGTAGAGTGTAAATGGATCGAGTGGATAGAGATAAGATTAGGGTTATCTCAATATTTACTGACGgaaaatttaaattacagacggattttccgtctgtaataatttaacaaAACGCACAattttgtctatttaattacagacggattttccatcTGTAACCATTTTTcacggaaaaaaaaaataattttttcgatGGAATTATTGACGGATttttttctgtctgtaatttatgctaatccaTTTTTTtagttttccgacaaaaaatccctctgaaattccctctgtatttccgtgggataaaatccgtcggaaatatccgtcagtaataactagttttctagtagtgaaaggaaataaatgttccaaataaaattccttattccGTAAGAGATAGAGAGGAGTTCTCATTAGAATGTAAagatcttttggaaaaaggaattataagattaagtaaaagtcctcatgcggctccagccttttatgtcgaaaacaataatgaaattaaaagggaaaaacgaagaatggtaattaattataagaagatgaatgaagcaactgttggtgatgctcataaacttccaagaaaagattatattttagaaaaaatcaaaggagcaacttggttttcatctctcGATGTAAAATAaggatattggcaacttcgtttagacgaagaaacaaagaaattaactgcttttacttgcccaacaaaagaatcaagTGTGTTGCTCTATAAATGGAATGTTttaccattcggattaaaacaagccccaggtatctatcaaagatttatggaagaaaatctaaaagagttaaatgaatttgttttagtttacattgatgatatattaatttttacaaaacaagataaagaagatcatcttcaaaaattattaatagtattagaaagatgtaaagaaaaatgattagttcttagcaaaaagaaagcaagaatagcaaaacaagaaatagaatttcttggattaattctatACACTCAAGGAAAGttaaaacttcaaccaaatgttttaaaaaaggtaaat from Arachis ipaensis cultivar K30076 chromosome B02, Araip1.1, whole genome shotgun sequence harbors:
- the LOC107628529 gene encoding phosphomevalonate kinase, peroxisomal-like; protein product: MLGIRYHMRLMGEAAGVPIEPESQTKLLDATLNLEGVLLAGVPGAGGFDAVFAVTLGDSSSNVTKTWSSLNVLALLVKEDPCGVSLESADPRTNEITSAVS